One stretch of Zingiber officinale cultivar Zhangliang chromosome 6B, Zo_v1.1, whole genome shotgun sequence DNA includes these proteins:
- the LOC121992384 gene encoding heavy metal-associated isoprenylated plant protein 39-like: MKKIVLKLDITDVKEKHKAMKVVSALSGIDSIGIDMKEKKMIVIGSVDPVSVVMKLRKSWHTNVVSIGPAKEEKKEEPKKEEPKKEEAKKEEAKEEKKEEKKEEGKKEETKEEVKKEEAKKEEAKKEEAKKEPHQQMATEPVNPYKIYYYPPTSYYPPTNYYPHTAYNNPYNTSNYYYAPSAQENPNSCSIM, from the exons ATGAAG AAAATTGTACTGAAGTTGGATATCACTGACGTGAAAGAGAAGCATAAAGCCATGAAGGTCGTCTCCGCCCTTTCAG GAATTGATTCAATCGGAATCGAtatgaaagaaaagaaaatgataGTGATCGGATCAGTCGATCCTGTAAGCGTTGTGATGAAGCTTAGAAAATCATGGCACACTAACGTCGTCTCAATTGGGCctgcaaaggaggagaagaaagaagagCCAAAGAAAGAAGAACCAAAGAAGgaggaagcaaagaaggaagaagcaaaagaagagaagaaagaagaaaagaaggaagaggggaagaaggagGAGACCAAGGAGGAGGTCAAAAAGGAGGAGGCCAAAAAGGAGGAGGCAAAGAAAGAGGAGGCTAAGAAAGAGCCCCACCAACAAATGGCAACAgagcctgtgaatccatacaaaATATATTACTATCCTCCCACAAGCTACTATCCTCCCACAAACTACTATCCCCACACCGCCTACAACAATCCTTACAATACCTCAAATTATTACTATGCCCCCAGTGCTCAAGAGAATCCAAACTCTTGCAGCATCATGTGA